In Seriola aureovittata isolate HTS-2021-v1 ecotype China chromosome 17, ASM2101889v1, whole genome shotgun sequence, a genomic segment contains:
- the LOC130184557 gene encoding kinetochore-associated protein DSN1 homolog isoform X3 translates to MAEKHLEAEKDGCGIVTVAENQDETPDAREGHSETDKQEMQTENTEVPPSSSVSPTARRKSWRRATITRRSLPALPNPYQVLCRSISKSLSQQERLEKLMEASMRLAIERTQNSLQSVPNTSLDCFQKQVKHMQKEWSCLANTIQNEAHSHQLADSAASSCDPAVQRAMEKVQKAINRLQAESESWEALLKKHWSKTEELERKMERGQERGLSLDTACVAQSTQYLFIQNKPDYHGLLCRQQPFLHTIAMIMDTQCKMVGELLSIKEQSQLLVKETSGRLAAEAGFQDLSPDPIRNLMAVPLSSATT, encoded by the exons atggcGGAAAAACATTTGGAGGCTGAAAAAGACGg TTGTGGAATTGTCACTGTTGCTGAAAACCAGGATGAG ACGCCAGATGCAAGAGAAGGACattcagagacagacaaacaagaaatgcagacagaaaacacagaggtacCTCCAAGTTCCTCTGTCAGCCCCACTGCACGGAGGAAATCCTGGAGAAGAGCTACCATAACCCGAcgctctctccctgctctcccCAACCCTTATCAGG TTTTGTGCAGGAGCATAAGTAAATCCTTGTCACAACAAGAGAGGCTGGAGAAATTGATGGAGGCTTCAATGAGG CTGGCAATTGAAAGAACTCAAAATTCGCTCCAGTCGGTGCCGAACACCTCACTGGactgttttcaaaaacaag TTAAGCACATGCAGAAAGAGTGGAGTTGTCTGGCCAATACCATACAAAACGAAGCACATAGTCATCAACTTGCTGATAGTGCTGCCAG TTCTTGTGATCCTGCAGTGCAGAGAGCAATGGAAAAAGTCCAGAAAGCCATCAACAG GCTCCAGGCTGAAAGTGAATCTTGGGAGGCACTGTTGAAAAAGCATTGGAGTAAAACAGAGGAACTGGAAAG AAAAATGGAGCGGGGCCAGGAGAGAGGCTTATCCTTAGACACTGCATGTGTGGCCCAATCCACCCAGTACCTTTTCATACAGAACAAACCCGACTACCATGGTCTCCTCTGTAGACAACAGCCGTTCCTTCACACTATAGCAATGATT aTGGACACACAATGTAAGATGGTTGGAGAGCTTCTGTCCATCAAGGAGCAGTCACAGTTATTGGTGAAAGAGACCAGTGGTCGATTGg CGGCCGAGGCAGGATTCCAGGATCTTTCACCTGACCCAATCAGGAACCTTATGGCAGTACCTTTATCCTCTGCAACCACATAG
- the LOC130184557 gene encoding kinetochore-associated protein DSN1 homolog isoform X4, whose product MQTPDAREGHSETDKQEMQTENTEVPPSSSVSPTARRKSWRRATITRRSLPALPNPYQVLCRSISKSLSQQERLEKLMEASMRLAIERTQNSLQSVPNTSLDCFQKQVKHMQKEWSCLANTIQNEAHSHQLADSAASSCDPAVQRAMEKVQKAINRLQAESESWEALLKKHWSKTEELERKMERGQERGLSLDTACVAQSTQYLFIQNKPDYHGLLCRQQPFLHTIAMIMDTQCKMVGELLSIKEQSQLLVKETSGRLAAEAGFQDLSPDPIRNLMAVPLSSATT is encoded by the exons ATGCAGACGCCAGATGCAAGAGAAGGACattcagagacagacaaacaagaaatgcagacagaaaacacagaggtacCTCCAAGTTCCTCTGTCAGCCCCACTGCACGGAGGAAATCCTGGAGAAGAGCTACCATAACCCGAcgctctctccctgctctcccCAACCCTTATCAGG TTTTGTGCAGGAGCATAAGTAAATCCTTGTCACAACAAGAGAGGCTGGAGAAATTGATGGAGGCTTCAATGAGG CTGGCAATTGAAAGAACTCAAAATTCGCTCCAGTCGGTGCCGAACACCTCACTGGactgttttcaaaaacaag TTAAGCACATGCAGAAAGAGTGGAGTTGTCTGGCCAATACCATACAAAACGAAGCACATAGTCATCAACTTGCTGATAGTGCTGCCAG TTCTTGTGATCCTGCAGTGCAGAGAGCAATGGAAAAAGTCCAGAAAGCCATCAACAG GCTCCAGGCTGAAAGTGAATCTTGGGAGGCACTGTTGAAAAAGCATTGGAGTAAAACAGAGGAACTGGAAAG AAAAATGGAGCGGGGCCAGGAGAGAGGCTTATCCTTAGACACTGCATGTGTGGCCCAATCCACCCAGTACCTTTTCATACAGAACAAACCCGACTACCATGGTCTCCTCTGTAGACAACAGCCGTTCCTTCACACTATAGCAATGATT aTGGACACACAATGTAAGATGGTTGGAGAGCTTCTGTCCATCAAGGAGCAGTCACAGTTATTGGTGAAAGAGACCAGTGGTCGATTGg CGGCCGAGGCAGGATTCCAGGATCTTTCACCTGACCCAATCAGGAACCTTATGGCAGTACCTTTATCCTCTGCAACCACATAG
- the LOC130184557 gene encoding kinetochore-associated protein DSN1 homolog isoform X2 has translation MAEKHLEAEKDGCGIVTVAENQDEDNSVTQTSKRYSSTSPGTAPPLKSPRTDPLSPTMQTPDAREGHSETDKQEMQTENTEVPPSSSVSPTARRKSWRRATITRRSLPALPNPYQVLCRSISKSLSQQERLEKLMEASMRLAIERTQNSLQSVPNTSLDCFQKQVKHMQKEWSCLANTIQNEAHSHQLADSAASSCDPAVQRAMEKVQKAINRLQAESESWEALLKKHWSKTEELERKMERGQERGLSLDTACVAQSTQYLFIQNKPDYHGLLCRQQPFLHTIAMIMDTQCKMVGELLSIKEQSQLLVKETSGRLAAEAGFQDLSPDPIRNLMAVPLSSATT, from the exons atggcGGAAAAACATTTGGAGGCTGAAAAAGACGg TTGTGGAATTGTCACTGTTGCTGAAAACCAGGATGAG GACAACTCAGTGACACAGACATCGAAAAGATACTCCTCCACAAGCCCCGGCACAGCTCCCCCACTCAAATCTCCCCGCACCGACCCCCTCTCACCCACCATGCAGACGCCAGATGCAAGAGAAGGACattcagagacagacaaacaagaaatgcagacagaaaacacagaggtacCTCCAAGTTCCTCTGTCAGCCCCACTGCACGGAGGAAATCCTGGAGAAGAGCTACCATAACCCGAcgctctctccctgctctcccCAACCCTTATCAGG TTTTGTGCAGGAGCATAAGTAAATCCTTGTCACAACAAGAGAGGCTGGAGAAATTGATGGAGGCTTCAATGAGG CTGGCAATTGAAAGAACTCAAAATTCGCTCCAGTCGGTGCCGAACACCTCACTGGactgttttcaaaaacaag TTAAGCACATGCAGAAAGAGTGGAGTTGTCTGGCCAATACCATACAAAACGAAGCACATAGTCATCAACTTGCTGATAGTGCTGCCAG TTCTTGTGATCCTGCAGTGCAGAGAGCAATGGAAAAAGTCCAGAAAGCCATCAACAG GCTCCAGGCTGAAAGTGAATCTTGGGAGGCACTGTTGAAAAAGCATTGGAGTAAAACAGAGGAACTGGAAAG AAAAATGGAGCGGGGCCAGGAGAGAGGCTTATCCTTAGACACTGCATGTGTGGCCCAATCCACCCAGTACCTTTTCATACAGAACAAACCCGACTACCATGGTCTCCTCTGTAGACAACAGCCGTTCCTTCACACTATAGCAATGATT aTGGACACACAATGTAAGATGGTTGGAGAGCTTCTGTCCATCAAGGAGCAGTCACAGTTATTGGTGAAAGAGACCAGTGGTCGATTGg CGGCCGAGGCAGGATTCCAGGATCTTTCACCTGACCCAATCAGGAACCTTATGGCAGTACCTTTATCCTCTGCAACCACATAG
- the LOC130184557 gene encoding kinetochore-associated protein DSN1 homolog isoform X1, which produces MAEKHLEAEKDGCGIVTVAENQDESLCTKDNSVTQTSKRYSSTSPGTAPPLKSPRTDPLSPTMQTPDAREGHSETDKQEMQTENTEVPPSSSVSPTARRKSWRRATITRRSLPALPNPYQVLCRSISKSLSQQERLEKLMEASMRLAIERTQNSLQSVPNTSLDCFQKQVKHMQKEWSCLANTIQNEAHSHQLADSAASSCDPAVQRAMEKVQKAINRLQAESESWEALLKKHWSKTEELERKMERGQERGLSLDTACVAQSTQYLFIQNKPDYHGLLCRQQPFLHTIAMIMDTQCKMVGELLSIKEQSQLLVKETSGRLAAEAGFQDLSPDPIRNLMAVPLSSATT; this is translated from the exons atggcGGAAAAACATTTGGAGGCTGAAAAAGACGg TTGTGGAATTGTCACTGTTGCTGAAAACCAGGATGAG TCTCTGTGTACCAAGGACAACTCAGTGACACAGACATCGAAAAGATACTCCTCCACAAGCCCCGGCACAGCTCCCCCACTCAAATCTCCCCGCACCGACCCCCTCTCACCCACCATGCAGACGCCAGATGCAAGAGAAGGACattcagagacagacaaacaagaaatgcagacagaaaacacagaggtacCTCCAAGTTCCTCTGTCAGCCCCACTGCACGGAGGAAATCCTGGAGAAGAGCTACCATAACCCGAcgctctctccctgctctcccCAACCCTTATCAGG TTTTGTGCAGGAGCATAAGTAAATCCTTGTCACAACAAGAGAGGCTGGAGAAATTGATGGAGGCTTCAATGAGG CTGGCAATTGAAAGAACTCAAAATTCGCTCCAGTCGGTGCCGAACACCTCACTGGactgttttcaaaaacaag TTAAGCACATGCAGAAAGAGTGGAGTTGTCTGGCCAATACCATACAAAACGAAGCACATAGTCATCAACTTGCTGATAGTGCTGCCAG TTCTTGTGATCCTGCAGTGCAGAGAGCAATGGAAAAAGTCCAGAAAGCCATCAACAG GCTCCAGGCTGAAAGTGAATCTTGGGAGGCACTGTTGAAAAAGCATTGGAGTAAAACAGAGGAACTGGAAAG AAAAATGGAGCGGGGCCAGGAGAGAGGCTTATCCTTAGACACTGCATGTGTGGCCCAATCCACCCAGTACCTTTTCATACAGAACAAACCCGACTACCATGGTCTCCTCTGTAGACAACAGCCGTTCCTTCACACTATAGCAATGATT aTGGACACACAATGTAAGATGGTTGGAGAGCTTCTGTCCATCAAGGAGCAGTCACAGTTATTGGTGAAAGAGACCAGTGGTCGATTGg CGGCCGAGGCAGGATTCCAGGATCTTTCACCTGACCCAATCAGGAACCTTATGGCAGTACCTTTATCCTCTGCAACCACATAG